GAGAAGAATTAATTTCTTTTTTCAAAGGAGATCATTCAAAACTTCAATGGGTTGAAGAACAAAGAATTAAAGTACGAGAAATATTAAGATCATTAATAGAATCAAATCCGGATATTCTCTTTATTCTTAAACAACATCCGCAAGAAAATGCACCTGAACGCCCAGAACCTGTTATCAACGAAATGTGTGAACTGGTTAACTATCCTAATGTTTTATACTTGTGTAATGAAGAATCTATACACGACTTAATTTCTGTATCCGATATCTGGACTTGCTTTGAATCTACTACTGCACTTGAAAGCTGGCTTATGGGGAAACAAACAATTTTTATAAATCCAGATCCAGATTTTAACCGCGATTTAATTTATAAAGGTTCTGCCTTAGCAAAAAATTATAATGAAATTCAAGAAATGATTTCTCAATTCTATAATAAAGGAAAAATTGATGAATTTTTTTATGAGGACAAAATTAAAATGAGAAATCAACTAATAAATGATATAATAGGATTTGGTGATGGATTCAATCATATACGTGCTTCGTTATATTTAAAAAAGACAATTGATCACTATCTTGAAGGTAAATATAATCCAACATACAAATTTCACTTCTGGCACTGGTTGGTTTATATACTAATTAGAATAGCAGGACCATTTTACAATAAAAAATTATACTCACACATATATAAACTAAAAAAACATCTCTGGGTATTTGAAGATTACAAAATGGATAAACTCTATCAATTGTATGAAAGATATAAAATATTTCTTGATAAATTTT
This region of Rosettibacter firmus genomic DNA includes:
- a CDS encoding BFO_1060 family glycosyltransferase, with the protein product MNRKIRVLCFTDLATGRDVEMILPIRFFAEKFLNCEFYHALNIDIHKIFIIKPDIILLPNTIGSNLYFEISKIAHQQSIPLFALISEGNFRTDGSFNIWGFNKDKKFYQEFICCWSQRTAEYLKKIVPEYKDRIVVTGGVGFDRYVIYQFMTKENFLKKYKKEEYKKVIGYAGWAFGKKDHKRGREELISFFKGDHSKLQWVEEQRIKVREILRSLIESNPDILFILKQHPQENAPERPEPVINEMCELVNYPNVLYLCNEESIHDLISVSDIWTCFESTTALESWLMGKQTIFINPDPDFNRDLIYKGSALAKNYNEIQEMISQFYNKGKIDEFFYEDKIKMRNQLINDIIGFGDGFNHIRASLYLKKTIDHYLEGKYNPTYKFHFWHWLVYILIRIAGPFYNKKLYSHIYKLKKHLWVFEDYKMDKLYQLYERYKIFLDKFYQIKNIDEKYIAGELLKNI